A region from the Lolium perenne isolate Kyuss_39 chromosome 4, Kyuss_2.0, whole genome shotgun sequence genome encodes:
- the LOC127297209 gene encoding probable adenylate kinase 1, chloroplastic, with translation MAAVQRLLRAAASSSSSGAAAATGTRRMTGFAGAESRGRRPAQDRNVQWVFLGCPGVGKGTYASRLSRLLAVPHIATGDLVRDELASTGPLAAQLKEIVNQGKLVSDEIIISLLSKRLKKGEEKGESGFILDGFPRTVNQAEILDGVTDIDMVVNLKLREDIIVQKCLGRRICGQCGKNFNLACIDVKAENGLPPIYMSPLLPPKNCMSKLKTRDDDTDEVVRNRLRIYNEMSQPVEDFYQKQGKVLEFDLPGGIPESWPKLLQVLNLEDQEELKLATA, from the exons ATGGCGGCCGTACAGCGTCTCCTCCGCGCGGcggcctcgtcgtcgtcctccggcgCCGCCGCGGCCACGGGCACGAGGCGCATGACGGGGTTCGCGGGGGCGGAAAGCAGGGGGCGGCGGCCGGCGCAGGACCGGAACGTGCAGTGGGTCTTCCTCGGCTGCCCCGGCGTCGGCAAGGGCACCTACGCCAGCCGCCTCTCCCGCCTCCTCGCCGTGCCCCACATCGCCACCGGCGACCTCGTCCGCGACGAGCTCGCATCCACCGGACCGCTCGCTGCGCAG CTCAAGGAAATTGTGAACCAAGGGAAGTTGGTTTCTGATGAAATTATCATCAGCCTTTTATCTAAACGGCTTAAGAaaggagaagagaagggtgaatcaGGATTTATTCTTGATGGCTTTCCACGCACCGTAAATCAAGCT GAAATTCTTGACGGAGTTACAGACATTGATATGGTGGTTAATCTGAAGCTGAGAGAAGATATCATTGTACAGAAGTGCCTTGGCAGACGCATTTGTGGCCAATGTGGTAAGAACTTCAATCTGGCCTGCATTGACGTCAAGGCTGAAAATGGGCTGCCACCTATCTACATGTCTCCATTGTTACCCCCCAAGAACTGCATGTCGAAGCTTAAAACGCGAGATGATGATACTGACGAGGTTGTGAGAAATCGGCTACGGATATACAATGAAATG AGTCAGCCTGTGGAGGATTTCTACCAGAAGCAGGGAAAGGTTTTGGAGTTCGATTTACCTGGAGGAATCCCAGAATCCTGGCCAAAGCTGCTCCAGGTTCTAAATCTGGAGGACCAAGAAGAGCTGAAGCTGGCCACTGCTTAA
- the LOC127297210 gene encoding defensin Ec-AMP-D2 — MEASRKLFAAALLVVLLLAATEELGGPVMVAEARTCQSQSHRFRGPCVRRSNCANVCRTEGFPDGKCRGFRRRCFCTTHCHHHH; from the exons ATGGAGGCTTCACGCAAGCTCTTCGCGGCCGCCCTCCTCGTCGTGCTGCTGCTCGCGGCCACCG AGGAGCTGGGAGGCCCTGTGATGGTGGCGGAGGCGAGGACGTGCCAGTCGCAGAGCCACCGGTTCAGGGGCCCGTGCGTGCGCCGCTCCAACTGCGCCAACGTCTGCAGGACGGAGGGCTTCCCTGACGGCAAGTGCCGCGGCTTCAGGCGCCGCTGCTTCTGCACCACCcactgccaccaccaccactga